Part of the Sphingorhabdus pulchriflava genome is shown below.
CTGGAGCAATCGCTGTGCTGAACACCCAGCGGACATGGGTAACATCCTCTGCCGTGGCCGCGCGCAAAACATCACCTGTGCCATCAGCATTTTTCGCTGTTACTTTAAGCTGTGCCAGCTTGCCCCAGATTTTGCCGCCATCAACCGACACTTCCGCCCAATCTTCGGCGACCGAAACGAATTGGACAGGCGCGGGCATGGGATTGGTTGCCCGAAATCCCGATGCCGGTTCTGCGCCATTGTTGACATAGCGCAGCGTGAAAATGATCCGGTCGCCGGGAACTACGATGACGTCGGAGGGCTTTTTCAGGACCTGCTTTTCCTTACCCGTAGCATCGGTTTCGCTGCGTTCAACCATGGCTTCGCTAGTCAGAACCACCGAATTGCTGGCGAGTAGCGCCGCAGCCTGGGTTGGAGTAGGCAAAGCAACTACTGCGGTACATGCCGTAAGGAAAATTTGAGCGAACCGAAAACGGTACAGCATTTGCGCGATCCTGATTATAGTTTCAAATAACGGGAAAGCCCCGATTTACGGCGTCTGTAACTGAACAAAAATGCTTAACAGTCGGTAAATTTCCGTCTGATCGGCCTTCGTTTCGTCGCAAATCGGATCAGTAAATTCCACCCTCTTTGGTCATAAATTCCTGATCGCGCTGGTTGGCGCTGGCACCGCTGTTCTGGCCGCTGCCACCCGCTCCACTCGCTGCATCAGTGGTGGTCGCTTTCTTCTTCGGCTTGTCGCCGCGCTTTTCAAGTTCGTCCTGCCGTATCGAACGCTTGGGTTCTGTTTCGGCGGCAAAAGCTTCCCAGATGACTGCGCCCTTGGGATCATCATCAGGCCATGCGCCGTAAACACGCTTGCCGGTTTTACGATCGATACGCACCAGACGAACACCTTCGGGTGCGGTGAACGGCAATTTGGGCATTCCGACATAGGCCTGCCGGGCGAACTGCTTGAAGATGGGTGCTGCGATTGAGCCACCCTGCGCATATCCGCCCATGTTCCGTGGCTGGTCAAAGCCAAGATACACGCCGGCGACAAGATTAGGCGATCCGCCAACAAACCAGACGTTGGTCGGGCCATTGGTAGTACCCGTTTTTCCGAACAAAGGCCTGTCTAGATCGCGCAATATAGTCGCTGTTCCGCGTTGCACTACGCCTTCCAGCATATGTACCACCTGATATGAAGTAACAGGGTCGAGAACCTGCTTGCCGGCAGGTTTGAAGCGCGGCATTGGCTTTCCGTCCCAGTCCTTCATGTTGCAGCCTTGGCAGGCCTTCCAGTCTTTGGGCCAGATCACCTTGCCATTGCGCGACTGGACGAAATCAATCAGCGTCGGCTTCAGTTCGCGCCCGTGATTGACCAGCATCGAATAGGCATTGGTCATCTTGAGAACAGTCGTATCCCCCGCACCCAGAGCATAAGAAAGATAGGGCGGATAATCACCGATGCTCACCGCGCGGAAGGTGTTGGTCACATTTTCCATGCCGGAGTCATTCGCGGCACGCACCGTCATCAGATTACGCGATTGCTCAAGCCCCCAACGCATTGTCTGCGGACCTGCGCCACCTCCGCTAAAGTTGCGGAAGCATTTCTGCCCCAAAGACGCACCTTGCCAAACGCAATAGGGCCCGTCGACGATGATGGACGCCGGCGTCATGCCGTTTTCCAATGCCGTCGCGTAGACAAATGGCTTGATCGTCGAACCGGGCTGGCGTTGTGCCTGTGTCGCCCTGTTAAAACTTGATATCCGCGAGTCAAAGCCACCTTGCATCGCCAGC
Proteins encoded:
- a CDS encoding DUF11 domain-containing protein yields the protein MLYRFRFAQIFLTACTAVVALPTPTQAAALLASNSVVLTSEAMVERSETDATGKEKQVLKKPSDVIVVPGDRIIFTLRYVNNGAEPASGFRATNPMPAPVQFVSVAEDWAEVSVDGGKIWGKLAQLKVTAKNADGTGDVLRAATAEDVTHVRWVFSTAIAPGATGSVSYRGLIK